From the Marispirochaeta aestuarii genome, the window CACGGCTGGAACGCGGATTTTGACGATCTGCGGGGGATTGCCAGGGAAATTCTCCTCAAAGAAGAGGACTTCAACCGCAGGGCGGGACTCTCAAAACCCCACGACAGGCTCCCGCGCTTCATGTACGAGGAGAAGCTCGAACCCACCGGTGAGGTCTACAATATACCCGATGAAACCACGGACCGGCTCTTCGATTTTTCCGGCAGCGGAGCCTGAATGGCAGACAGGCAGAAGATTGAACATTTCAAACGGATCAATGTGGAGAAACCGGCGGATATCATTATCCGCCAGATCCGGGAACTGATCCTTAACGGCGTCTACAAAGCGGAGGAACGATTGCCCTCTGAGCGGGAATTGGCGGAACGCTTCGGAGTGGGGCGGGGACATGTGAGGGAGGCAATCCGTCGTCTGGAATTCTATGGAGTTCTAAGGACCGGTCCCCAGAGCGGAAGTTATGTTACCTCCCTGGGCATCAGAGCGCTGGACGGTCTTTTTACCAACATACTGGATCTGGAAAAGGAAGATTTTGCTTCACTGCTCGATACCAGGGAAATCCTGGAGATTCATGCAGCGGGACTCGCTGCTGAACGGGCGACCGAAGAAGAGCGTGAGACTCTGTCCGTAACTCATCGGGACTTTGAAGAGCGGGTTCGAAGAGGAGATGACGGTCTCGATGAGGATCTGCTGTTTCACATACGCATTGCCGGCGGCAGTCACAGCCCTGTTCTGCGATCCCTGATCAGTATTATGACGCCGGAAATACTCTCCCTTACCAGGGGACTGGAGGTGGCAGGGGGGATACGGAGCCGGGAAGCCCTGAGAGAACATGCGGCCATTCTCGATGCGATCATCTCCCGTGATCCCCGGGCCGCAAAGAAAACAATGGAAAATCATATGAAAGGGTCCCGGGTACGGGGCAATATACAGGAGAGATAGCATGGCAGTAACGATAATCAACATGCCGACCCGGATCTACAACGGAACAGGCGCCCTTGAAGTACTGGCGGAGGAGGGACGAAGGCTGGGAAAAAAAGCCCTGATCGTCACCACCGGAAAGGATATGGAGAATTTCGGGTTGCTTCGGAAGGTCACAAACCGGCTTGAAGGGACCGGGGTCTCCGCCTCGGTCTTCAGTGCCGTTACCCCAAATCCGAAGACCTCGGAAATAGAGGCGGGGGTCAGGGCTTTTCTGGATGAAAAATGCGATTTTCTTGTTTCCCTGGGTGGGGGTAGTTCCATTGACGCGGCCAAGAACATCTCCATGTGCGCAGCCAACGGGGCCTCGATTCACGACTTTCTGCCCCAGGGAGACAAGGTAGGTCTTGAAAAGCGGCGTGCGGTTCCCCACATCGCCATTCCCACAACAGCCGGTACCGGTTCCGAGGCAACAAAGACTGCCGTGGTCAGCAACGAGCGGAACCGCCAGAAGTACGGGGTCCGGCATGACTGTATCTACCCGATGGTCTCCATTGTTGACCCGGAGCTCATGCTGACGGTGCCGAAAAGCGTTACCGTCGACACCGGTATCGATGTCTTCTTCCACGCCATGGAGGGATACCTTTCAAACAAGGCGACCCGCTTCTCGGATATGGTCGCCCTTGAGTCCATGAGGCTGGTGCGGGAGCATCTCCCCCGGGTCTATGAGGACGGCTCGGACCTTGATTCCCGCGCAACCATGGCCTGGGCCAGTACCCTGGGAGGAATCGCCCTGGACAATGCTATCTGTGTGGGGATTCACGGCCTGGGGCAGCCGGCGGGAGGATACGTCGATGCGGTACATGGAAAAAGTCTCTGTGCCGTCTATTATTCCTATATGAAGTACACCTGGCAGTCGGACATCCCCCGCTATGCCGAGGTTGCGAGGATCCTTGGCGGAAACGACGGCGCAGAACGTGAAGCTGAACTTGCAGCAGCCTCCGCGGACCGTCTGCGGGCCTTTATTCGGCCCCTGGGTCTGGAGATCCGGCTTCGGGACCTGGGGATCGAAGAGTCGATGATTCCCGCCATTGCCGAATCGGTCCTCAATACTACCCGCAGGACCCTGGAATGCTGCAAGATGGAGATCGGTTACGACGATATAGTTGCCATCTACAAGGAAGCCCTCTGAACAAGATGGACCCGTAAGATGCCGGAAGAGATCAGCTGAATATGGTAGTAGAAGATCAGCGGCAGAATGACAAAGGCGTAATGTTCCGGATCACCACCGAATACCGCGGCAGTCAGGGGCAGACCGAGGGCCAAGGTCTTATGGGAACCCACAAAGAGGGCGGTAATCCTGTTCCGACGGTCAAGGCCTGTTGTCCGTCCAAAACTGTGAATCATCACCAGGACCAGGGCGTTCAGAACAGAGAGAAATACCAGGGGGCCGGCGAAGAGCTGGAGGCTGGCGGACTCCAGTATTGCCTTTGAGGAACGGGCTACCGCGAAGTAAACCAGCAGAAATATGATCAGGTTGCTCAGGTTACCGATAAGCCCCTTGAAGCGGTCCATGTTTTTCCGCAGGGGATACCTGGCGCCCTGTCCGACAAGGATGGGGAGGATAATTGTTTTAACCAGGGATGCGTAAACCTCCGTCGGGGAGACCGCGGCGGAGGCTGTTTCTCCTGCGGGAATAAGAAGGGCAAAAAGCAGGGGAGTAAGCAGCACTGCGGCAATATTCGATACCGCTGCATTAAA encodes:
- a CDS encoding bile acid:sodium symporter, coding for MTGAIAKTLHVMRKNWFIAAILASFAFGLYLPRGEGLLNPRGTAKPLLIFILLFLSGISIPTERIIRDLRDFRLHLFIQGFIFLVYPLLTWLLLLPLGTFIDPSIQIGILALSCLPSTISSCIFFSQVSGGNTTAAVFNAAVSNIAAVLLTPLLFALLIPAGETASAAVSPTEVYASLVKTIILPILVGQGARYPLRKNMDRFKGLIGNLSNLIIFLLVYFAVARSSKAILESASLQLFAGPLVFLSVLNALVLVMIHSFGRTTGLDRRNRITALFVGSHKTLALGLPLTAAVFGGDPEHYAFVILPLIFYYHIQLISSGILRVHLVQRASL
- a CDS encoding iron-containing alcohol dehydrogenase, whose amino-acid sequence is MAVTIINMPTRIYNGTGALEVLAEEGRRLGKKALIVTTGKDMENFGLLRKVTNRLEGTGVSASVFSAVTPNPKTSEIEAGVRAFLDEKCDFLVSLGGGSSIDAAKNISMCAANGASIHDFLPQGDKVGLEKRRAVPHIAIPTTAGTGSEATKTAVVSNERNRQKYGVRHDCIYPMVSIVDPELMLTVPKSVTVDTGIDVFFHAMEGYLSNKATRFSDMVALESMRLVREHLPRVYEDGSDLDSRATMAWASTLGGIALDNAICVGIHGLGQPAGGYVDAVHGKSLCAVYYSYMKYTWQSDIPRYAEVARILGGNDGAEREAELAAASADRLRAFIRPLGLEIRLRDLGIEESMIPAIAESVLNTTRRTLECCKMEIGYDDIVAIYKEAL
- a CDS encoding FadR/GntR family transcriptional regulator, whose product is MADRQKIEHFKRINVEKPADIIIRQIRELILNGVYKAEERLPSERELAERFGVGRGHVREAIRRLEFYGVLRTGPQSGSYVTSLGIRALDGLFTNILDLEKEDFASLLDTREILEIHAAGLAAERATEEERETLSVTHRDFEERVRRGDDGLDEDLLFHIRIAGGSHSPVLRSLISIMTPEILSLTRGLEVAGGIRSREALREHAAILDAIISRDPRAAKKTMENHMKGSRVRGNIQER